One Bradyrhizobium manausense DNA segment encodes these proteins:
- a CDS encoding AAA family ATPase, which produces MKNFFRNHPMVGICIAMIVAAIATQWILNPRSGPLSALTWANSLTIGAVLLIMLAGIALTYVAMRLGSDPSGFGLVPVGEGYTVGRRLNVDSPAVSVRSADEVLDEIDQMIGLSSVKEEVNKLLAGIEVERKRREQGLPVARVSRHMVFTGPPGVGKTEIARALGEIYRSLKVLRKGHVVEVQRADLVAGYIGQTAMKTLDKCKEALDGILFVDEAYALAGEGKDFGQEAIATLLKFMEDNRDRIMVIAAGYPNEMRRFIATNPGLASRFNRTIEFPAYEPKELAAILRLMATRQRAELPNELEQSLVPWIESQWRSEGWGNAREMRNLLDKASEAQSLRVAADPTADISRIEMVDFESVGVNLVRTRAPPPPALPPVPAIPTSPPLLVQQSTMPASPDHLAPRPMRRLKVEASIPLERTLDQALDHLEEMVGLEPVKEEVNKLMSGLEVERIRREQGLVIAPISRHMVFTGPPGVGKTEVARALGEIYRSLNVLRKGHLVETDRSGLVAGYIGQTAAKTLDKCKEALDGILFIDEAYSLARPGNDFGQEAVDTLLKFMEDNRDRIVVIVAGYPNEMQRFINSNPGLSSRFTKTIEFPPYAANELAAILRVMAKRQNFVLPDDLESSLDPWIRVGMRNKSWGQAREMRTLLERAREAQAIRVAHDPSGDVRQLAMADIDAAIRISGYRETAPETISDILVRIPSLPRSVTPLSDGTSALQAAVVTVKIEGAHGSGFFISRDGYLLTNHHVVTENKFVTIKLTTGRQLPGEVVRTNKTRDIALIKVNESGMPPLPLRLDPPEVASEVYAVGTPRDEKYSTTITKGIVSAYRTEKDLTLLQSDAAIHPGNSGGPMVDQFGNVVAVSVSGFAISGVSTSINFFIPIADALKYLAVELISQDVA; this is translated from the coding sequence ATGAAAAACTTCTTCCGCAACCATCCGATGGTCGGCATATGCATCGCGATGATTGTGGCCGCGATCGCCACTCAATGGATCCTTAATCCAAGATCCGGTCCGCTCAGTGCATTGACGTGGGCCAACTCGCTCACGATCGGCGCCGTGCTTCTGATCATGTTGGCCGGGATCGCGTTGACCTATGTGGCGATGCGGCTCGGCAGCGATCCCAGCGGATTCGGATTGGTCCCTGTCGGGGAGGGCTATACGGTCGGCCGCCGGCTGAACGTGGACTCTCCGGCCGTGTCTGTCCGCAGCGCCGACGAAGTGCTCGACGAGATCGACCAGATGATCGGCCTCAGCTCCGTCAAGGAAGAGGTCAACAAGCTGCTGGCCGGCATCGAAGTCGAGCGCAAGCGCCGCGAACAGGGCTTGCCCGTGGCGAGGGTGAGCCGGCACATGGTGTTCACCGGGCCGCCCGGCGTCGGCAAGACCGAGATCGCGCGCGCCCTGGGGGAGATCTACCGCTCGCTCAAAGTGCTGCGCAAGGGACATGTGGTAGAGGTGCAGCGCGCCGACCTGGTCGCAGGCTATATCGGGCAGACGGCGATGAAGACGCTCGACAAGTGCAAGGAGGCGCTCGACGGCATTCTCTTCGTCGACGAAGCTTACGCGCTCGCAGGCGAAGGGAAGGATTTCGGCCAGGAGGCCATCGCGACGCTGCTCAAGTTCATGGAAGACAACCGCGACCGCATCATGGTGATCGCCGCCGGATACCCCAATGAAATGCGGCGCTTCATCGCTACCAATCCGGGTCTGGCGAGCCGCTTCAACAGAACCATCGAATTCCCGGCCTATGAGCCGAAAGAGCTGGCTGCGATCTTGCGATTGATGGCCACGCGGCAGCGCGCAGAGTTGCCGAACGAACTCGAGCAAAGCCTGGTCCCCTGGATCGAATCCCAATGGAGGAGCGAGGGCTGGGGCAATGCTCGCGAGATGCGCAACCTTCTCGATAAGGCGTCCGAAGCCCAGTCCCTGCGCGTGGCCGCCGACCCGACGGCCGACATCAGCAGGATCGAGATGGTCGATTTCGAAAGCGTCGGCGTGAATCTGGTGCGAACGCGCGCGCCGCCGCCGCCGGCGCTTCCGCCCGTGCCGGCCATACCAACTTCGCCTCCGCTCCTCGTTCAACAATCGACGATGCCTGCTTCGCCGGACCATCTGGCGCCACGCCCTATGCGCAGGCTGAAGGTGGAGGCCAGCATCCCCCTTGAACGCACGCTCGATCAGGCGCTCGACCACCTCGAAGAGATGGTCGGGCTGGAGCCGGTCAAGGAGGAGGTGAACAAGCTCATGTCGGGGCTCGAAGTAGAGCGCATACGGCGCGAGCAAGGGCTCGTCATCGCGCCCATCAGCCGGCACATGGTCTTTACCGGTCCGCCCGGCGTGGGAAAGACCGAGGTCGCGCGCGCACTCGGCGAGATCTATCGTTCACTCAACGTGCTGCGAAAAGGTCATCTGGTCGAGACTGACCGCTCGGGTTTGGTGGCAGGTTATATCGGCCAAACCGCTGCCAAGACGCTCGACAAGTGCAAGGAAGCGCTGGACGGCATCCTGTTCATCGATGAAGCGTATTCGCTCGCCCGACCGGGTAACGATTTCGGCCAGGAGGCGGTCGATACGTTGCTCAAATTCATGGAGGACAACCGAGACCGCATCGTCGTCATTGTCGCGGGTTACCCGAACGAGATGCAGCGCTTCATCAACAGCAATCCGGGGCTCTCCAGCCGCTTTACCAAGACGATCGAGTTTCCGCCCTATGCCGCAAACGAGCTCGCCGCCATCCTGCGGGTGATGGCAAAGCGACAGAACTTCGTCTTGCCGGATGATCTCGAATCCAGCCTCGATCCCTGGATCAGGGTCGGCATGCGCAACAAATCCTGGGGGCAGGCGCGCGAGATGCGAACGCTGCTCGAGCGCGCGCGCGAGGCCCAGGCAATACGCGTTGCGCACGATCCCTCGGGGGATGTGCGCCAGCTCGCCATGGCAGATATCGACGCGGCGATCCGGATTTCCGGATATCGCGAGACCGCGCCGGAGACGATCAGCGATATCCTCGTCAGGATTCCCTCGCTGCCTCGTTCGGTCACCCCACTGTCGGACGGGACCTCCGCCCTGCAGGCCGCCGTCGTCACGGTCAAGATTGAAGGTGCTCACGGTAGCGGCTTTTTCATCTCCCGGGATGGTTATCTCCTGACCAACCACCATGTGGTCACGGAGAACAAGTTCGTGACGATCAAGCTGACGACGGGCCGTCAGTTGCCCGGCGAAGTGGTGCGAACCAACAAGACACGGGACATCGCCCTGATCAAAGTGAATGAATCGGGAATGCCGCCGCTCCCGCTGCGGCTTGACCCTCCCGAGGTAGCCTCCGAGGTCTATGCGGTAGGAACGCCGCGCGATGAGAAATATTCGACGACCATCACCAAAGGCATCGTCAGCGCCTATCGCACGGAAAAGGATCTTACGCTCCTGCAAAGCGACGCTGCCATTCATCCCGGCAACAGTGGAGGGCCGATGGTGGACCAGTTCGGCAATGTCGTCGCTGTCAGCGTTTCCGGATTCGCCATCTCCGGGGTGAGCACGAGCATCAATTTCTTCATTCCCATCGCCGATGCGCTCAAGTACCTCGCCGTCGAACTGATCAGCCAGGACGTGGCATAG
- a CDS encoding tetratricopeptide repeat protein — protein MTAIGRMAALHVAFWQYDPLYRRAWFVWPQVTAILLASWLLVGLPRAAVPAGNWARPADCTNASTPGCAATRRAVFIWDDEVARPIVANQVTVIVDRSTFRNSAPGDQPKLSAALGSYYRFEWAKAIDILKTATASDPNVQFVTALALLIPNSTDQTRNAEALLREAAAGGHRQAGSVLGRILFTGASGVPKDETAGRKLIDDAVAAGEPYAMRLAAAGYVSGEFGGTYDTGKAVDLLRKAADSGELIAMAQLAYCIDTGRGGLTRDSAKTVDYLRRAADAGFDGAQLTLARWLRDRYGYRESEDLSEAIKWFERSYRQGHSVYALAELGFVYRFAREAPWFDTKRSFELLQLCAPYRNAYCQYWLARAYHEGAGTARDYTQAYAHYTIAKELGRQDAAPSLQKLDEFLQPAVKTSAAELAKSISAGLKPVPRPIRLETAETETAGPSPWPDAPPRPASP, from the coding sequence ATGACAGCGATCGGCCGAATGGCGGCCCTGCATGTCGCCTTCTGGCAATACGATCCCCTGTATCGTCGCGCGTGGTTTGTCTGGCCACAGGTGACGGCAATCCTTCTCGCGAGCTGGCTCCTTGTGGGTCTCCCTCGGGCCGCTGTCCCGGCAGGCAATTGGGCAAGGCCTGCCGATTGCACCAACGCCTCGACTCCGGGCTGCGCGGCAACCCGACGCGCTGTCTTTATCTGGGACGATGAGGTCGCAAGACCCATTGTCGCCAATCAGGTCACGGTCATCGTCGACAGATCGACCTTTCGAAATTCCGCTCCGGGGGACCAACCGAAACTATCGGCAGCGCTCGGCTCCTACTATCGTTTCGAATGGGCGAAGGCGATCGACATCCTGAAAACGGCAACCGCAAGCGATCCGAACGTTCAATTTGTCACCGCGCTCGCCCTGCTGATACCAAATTCGACCGACCAGACGCGCAACGCCGAAGCATTGTTGCGCGAGGCGGCAGCCGGGGGACATCGTCAGGCTGGTAGCGTACTTGGCCGGATCCTCTTCACGGGCGCGAGCGGCGTGCCGAAGGATGAAACGGCGGGGCGGAAGTTGATCGATGACGCGGTCGCCGCGGGCGAGCCGTACGCGATGCGGCTGGCTGCCGCCGGATATGTCAGCGGCGAATTTGGCGGCACCTATGACACCGGCAAGGCGGTCGATCTCCTGCGCAAGGCGGCGGATAGCGGCGAGCTCATTGCCATGGCGCAACTTGCATACTGCATCGATACTGGGCGAGGCGGGCTTACCCGCGATTCCGCAAAGACGGTCGACTATTTGCGACGCGCGGCGGATGCGGGATTTGACGGCGCACAGCTCACGCTCGCGCGGTGGCTCAGAGACCGCTACGGCTATCGAGAAAGCGAGGATTTGTCAGAAGCGATCAAATGGTTCGAGCGGTCCTATCGCCAGGGACACTCGGTCTATGCTCTCGCTGAGCTCGGCTTTGTCTATCGATTCGCGCGGGAAGCGCCGTGGTTCGACACCAAGCGCTCGTTTGAATTGCTCCAGCTTTGCGCACCTTACCGAAATGCCTATTGCCAGTACTGGCTTGCTCGTGCCTACCACGAGGGTGCCGGAACGGCGCGGGACTACACCCAGGCCTACGCTCACTACACGATCGCCAAGGAGCTCGGGCGGCAAGATGCAGCCCCCAGCCTTCAGAAGCTTGATGAATTCCTTCAACCTGCCGTCAAGACCAGCGCGGCGGAGCTGGCAAAGAGCATTTCAGCGGGCCTCAAACCGGTACCACGCCCGATCAGGCTGGAAACGGCGGAGACTGAGACCGCCGGCCCCTCTCCGTGGCCGGACGCACCTCCGCGACCGGCATCGCCTTGA
- a CDS encoding haloacid dehalogenase type II: MSLKAVVFDAYGTLYDTQSVADITEDAFPGYGEIITQVWRIKQLEYSWLRSLMRRYQDFAAVTRDSLAYTLRILGLEYENDAFERVIAKYLHLDLYPDATAALTALKPRKLAILSNGSPDMLNALVRNSGLDRLLDATISVDARKVFKPSPEAYELIGEVLGTTPEEVLFISSNPWDVTGAKAFGLNVAWIERVTPEAMALACVENELVAPLTMFKAIRTQMDELGFAPDHRVRSLSELVGIIGE; this comes from the coding sequence TTGAGCCTGAAAGCCGTCGTCTTCGATGCCTACGGGACGCTCTACGACACCCAGTCGGTCGCTGACATCACCGAGGATGCGTTTCCCGGCTATGGCGAGATCATCACGCAGGTCTGGCGGATCAAGCAGCTCGAATACAGCTGGTTGCGCTCGCTGATGCGGCGCTACCAGGATTTTGCCGCCGTGACCCGCGACTCCCTGGCCTATACGCTGCGCATCCTTGGGCTTGAGTACGAGAACGATGCGTTCGAACGCGTCATCGCAAAGTATCTCCATCTCGATCTCTATCCCGACGCGACCGCCGCACTCACAGCGCTGAAGCCGCGAAAGCTTGCCATCCTCTCCAATGGCAGCCCGGACATGCTGAATGCGCTGGTGCGCAATTCCGGGCTCGATCGCCTGCTCGATGCCACCATCAGCGTCGACGCCAGGAAGGTCTTCAAGCCGAGCCCGGAGGCCTATGAGCTGATCGGCGAGGTGCTCGGTACCACGCCTGAAGAGGTGCTGTTCATCTCCTCCAATCCCTGGGACGTCACCGGCGCGAAAGCGTTCGGATTGAATGTCGCCTGGATCGAGCGGGTGACGCCCGAGGCCATGGCGCTGGCTTGCGTCGAGAACGAACTCGTGGCACCGCTAACGATGTTCAAGGCGATCCGCACCCAGATGGACGAGCTCGGCTTTGCGCCTGATCATCGCGTTCGTTCCCTCTCGGAGCTGGTCGGGATCATCGGGGAATGA
- a CDS encoding YbaK/EbsC family protein has product MSLESVRAFFAEKAPDISVIESPISSATVTLAAEAYGVEPGMIAKTLSLRIGERVILIVAAGTSRMDNKKVKAQFGGKPKMLGLEEVADITGHEVGGVCPFGLKSPLPIYCDVSLKAFDVVVPAAGSTHSAVRIPPDRLAELTAAEWVDVCEVRP; this is encoded by the coding sequence ATGAGCCTGGAATCCGTTCGCGCGTTCTTCGCCGAGAAAGCCCCCGACATCTCCGTCATCGAATCCCCGATCAGCTCGGCGACTGTGACGCTGGCTGCCGAAGCCTATGGTGTCGAGCCCGGAATGATCGCCAAGACGCTGTCCTTGCGCATCGGCGAGCGTGTCATCCTGATCGTCGCGGCCGGCACCTCGCGCATGGACAACAAGAAGGTGAAGGCGCAGTTTGGCGGCAAGCCGAAGATGCTGGGGCTGGAAGAGGTCGCCGACATCACTGGCCACGAGGTCGGCGGCGTTTGCCCGTTCGGGCTGAAATCGCCGCTGCCGATTTATTGCGACGTGTCGCTGAAGGCATTCGACGTCGTGGTACCGGCCGCAGGCTCGACCCACAGTGCCGTGCGCATCCCCCCCGATCGCCTGGCTGAGCTGACCGCGGCCGAGTGGGTCGATGTCTGCGAGGTCCGGCCATAA